The genomic interval GTCGTGTACCTCCTCATCGCCCTGGCCCAGGTCCAGGCCGCTTCCTTCGCCGTTGTCTCCGCCGCCGACGCCGCCACCAGGGTCCTGGCGGTGGAGGCCGGTGACGATGCCCTCACCCACGCCCACCTCGCTGCCGGGCTGGCGCTGTCCGACCAGGGGGTGAGGGCCCCGGTCCAGCAGGCCATGAGCGTCACCTGCGTCTCGGAGGGCTGCACGTCCGGTGCCGTGGTGCGCGTCGAGGTCGGGGTGGGGCTGCCGCTGCTGTCAGGCCTGGGCGACGACGTCGTGCACCTCAGGGCCGAGCGCTTCGTCCGGCCCGCCGAGCGGGAGGGGACATGAACGGTTCGACCGGCTGTCACGAGGACGCCGTGACTGGCCGGGACGCCGATTGTGCGGGAGAGCGTCGCTGCGGCTTCGGGAGGCGTCGCCCCGGCCGGGCCAAGGGACCGTGGCGCTGCTCACCGGCCGCGGAGGAGGGGCAGACCCTGCTGCTGGGCATCGGCCTCATGACCGTCGTCATCGCGCTCCTGCTCACCGTGGCCTCCGCCACCGCGATCTACCTCGACGTCAAGCGGCTGACCTTCGTTGCGGACTCCGCGGCCGCCGCAGCGGCGCGACGCGTGGGTCCCGACACGTACTACCAGGGTGATGTCAGTGCGGCCGACTCCGACAGCGGGGCCGTGCCCGGAGCCCTGACCGACACCGCCGTGCACGACGCCGCGGTGGAGGACCTGGCCGCTCAGGCGGCCCTGGTGACGCTCGAGGGCGTCGAGGTGGTGCAGGCCTACGCCTTAGACGGCGACACCGCCGTCGTCACACTGACGGCGCGCTCGCGCCCGCCCTTCCTCCCGTGGGACATCCTCCCCTCGGAGGGTTTCGAGATCACCGCGACGAGCACCGCCCGGGTGACGGCCGGGCCCTAGTGGGCCAGAGCCCCGCGCTGGCCGGGGCGCAGGCGGGTGCCCAGCTGGTCGCGGTGACGCCGCGCGAGCTGACCGAGGTAGGCGCGCTTGACCGTCACCAGCATCCACAGCCCCACAAGCAGGTAGAAGACGTTGGCGAGCGCCGACGGCCATGCCCCCGTGTAGGCACAGTTGATCATCAGCAGCACCGAGCCGGTGATATTGAGAGCCTGGTAGCGCAAGGAGTCCCCGGCGATGCACCCGCGTGAGACGAGGGCGTAGGCGAGCAGCAGCTCGGCGGCGCCGATCCATCCGCCGGCCGCGATGAGGGTGGGCAGCACGTCGTTCACGGACCTGATCGTGGTCCACCAGGGACTCCAGATCAATCGCAGGAAAATGCATAGAGGTATTCAGTTCTTCTAAACCTTTGGGTGACACTCGGGTCATGGACCTGTCCGCCCACCGTCTTGCCCTCCTCCTGGCCGTCCACAGGGCCGGCGGCATCGTCGCCGCCGCCCAGGCCCAGCACCTGACCCCCTCCGCCGTCAGCCAGCAGATCAAGCTGCTCGAGAAGGAGGCGGGCACACGCCTGCTCGACCGCACGCCCCGCGGAGCCGTCCTCACCGACGCGGGACGGCTGCTGTCGGAGAGCGCCGAGCGCATCGAGCTCGAACTGGTCGCCGCCCGCAGGTCCCTGGCCGAGATGGACCCGGACGCCCCCAGTGGGCACGTGCACGTGGGCACCATCGCCACCGTCATCCGAGCCCTGCTCGTCCCTCTCCTCGTGCGCGCCGAGCAGGACCTGCCGGGCCTGACGATCACCGTGGAGGAGACCGAGGGCGCCAGCGCCCTTACGCGCCTGCGCAACGGGGAGCTCGACCTTCTCCTGCTCGAGCGCGACGCCACCGCCCCCGTCCGTCCGGCCCGGGGCACCGCGGACGTACCCGTCCTGGACGAGTCCTGGCTCGTCGTCTCCCCGCCCGGCCAGGCGGCGCCGGGCGCCCTGGGGGACCTCGTGAGGCCCGCCTGGATCGATCTGGCGCCGGGCACCGCCGGGGCCGATGCCCTCGAACGTCTGTCCCGGCAGCTCGGCACATCCCTCAGCCGCAGGCACATCGCCTATGACTACGACGTTGTCCTTGCCATGGTGTCCGCCGGACTCGGCTGGGCCCTACTGCCCGAGCTCGCCGTGCTGTCGGCCACGCTGCCCGACGGCGTGAGCGCCACCCGACTGCCCGGCCTGGGAACACGCCAGCTCATCGCCCGTCACCGCGCCTCGCGCAGGGACCCGAGCCCTGCCGTGCGAGCCCTGGTCGACCTTGTGCACGCCGAGGCGGCTGCTCTCGAACTCGGCTGAGGGGCACGGCAGGTGCTGCGGGACCGCGGCCGGGTGATCAGCCGGTCAACGCGAAGCGCCGTCGTGCCGACGTCGAGTACCGGCCTAGCGCTGCTGGCTGCCGTGCCGTGGGGCCAACCTCGGACGCCGCCGTCGGCCCGCAGCGCCGCCGGCCGCCAAGGCGGCCCGTGACCAGGGTCCCTACCCGAGCCGCCAAGGGCGTCGCCCCGCTGCCGTAGACTCCGGGGGGTGGCCACTGACTTCCCCGTAGAGATCGACCGACTCCGTCGCACGCACGCCTCCATCGCGGCGGTGACGGACCCCGAGGTGCTGCGCGCGCGCATCGCCGAGTTGAGTGAGCAGGCGGCGGCCCCCGACTTGTGGGACGACCCCGACGCCGCCCAGGTGGTCACCTCCGCCCTGTCCCACGCGCAGGCGGACCTCAAGCGCGTCGAGGACCTGGCCGACCGCATCGACGACCTGGAGGCCATGGTCGAGATGGCGGGGGAGGAGGCGGGCGACGACGCCGTCGAGCTCCTGGCCGAGGCGGAGACGGACCTCGTGGACATCTCCAAGGACCTGGCCGAGCTCGAGATCCGCACACTTCTGTCCGGCGAGTACGACCAGCGCGACGCCGTCGTCACCATCCGCTCCGGCGCGGGCGGTGTGGACGCCGCGGACTTCGCCGAGATGCTGCTGCGCATGTACCTGCGCTGGGCCGAGCGCCACGGCTACGCCACCAAGGTGCTCGACACCTCCTACGCCGAGGAGGCGGGCCTGAAGTCCGTCACCTTCGAGGTCCACGCCCCCTACGCCTACGGCACGCTCAGCGTCGAGGGCGGCACCCACCGCCTCGTGCGCATCAGCCCCTTCGACAACCAGGGGCGGCGCCAGACCTCCTTCGCCGCCGTCGAAGTCATCCCGCTCATCGAGTCCACCGACCACATCGAGGTCCCGGAGACCGACATCCGCGTCGACGTCTTCCGCTCCTCCGGCCCCGGCGGCCAGAGCGTCAACACGACCGACTCCGCCGTGCGCATCACCCACCTTCCCACGGGCATGGTGGTGTCCATGCAGGACGAGAAGTCGCAGATCCAGAACCGCGCCGCCGCCATGCGCGTGCTCCAGTCGCGCCTGCTGCTGCTCAAGCAGCAGGAGGAGGACGCCAAGAAGAAGGAGTTGGCGGGGGACATCAAGGCCTCCTGGGGTGACCAGATGCGCTCCTACGTCCTCAACCCGTACCAGATGGTCAAGGACCTGCGGACCTCCCACGAGGTCGGCAACCCCGAGGCCGTGTTCGACGGCGACATCGACGGCTTCATCGACGCCGGCATCCGCTGGCGCAAGCAGCAGGAGCAGTCCGAGGACTGAGCGGCGCTGCCGCGGCGCGCACCGTGGCGCCGCAGCCCCCGCCGCACACGGCGAACCGCATTTGTTGTGACAAATGACTCCGCCACGCTCGCGCCGCCCCCGCCGCACACGGCGAACCGGCCCTGCCGCATTGCGCGGCAGCCGGTCCCGTGCGAGGTCAGTCGGTGTCAGTCCCTCGTGAGCTTCCTGTAGGTCACGCGGTGCGGGCGGGCGGCCTCCGCGCCCAGGCGC from Actinomyces respiraculi carries:
- the prfB gene encoding peptide chain release factor 2, translated to MATDFPVEIDRLRRTHASIAAVTDPEVLRARIAELSEQAAAPDLWDDPDAAQVVTSALSHAQADLKRVEDLADRIDDLEAMVEMAGEEAGDDAVELLAEAETDLVDISKDLAELEIRTLLSGEYDQRDAVVTIRSGAGGVDAADFAEMLLRMYLRWAERHGYATKVLDTSYAEEAGLKSVTFEVHAPYAYGTLSVEGGTHRLVRISPFDNQGRRQTSFAAVEVIPLIESTDHIEVPETDIRVDVFRSSGPGGQSVNTTDSAVRITHLPTGMVVSMQDEKSQIQNRAAAMRVLQSRLLLLKQQEEDAKKKELAGDIKASWGDQMRSYVLNPYQMVKDLRTSHEVGNPEAVFDGDIDGFIDAGIRWRKQQEQSED
- a CDS encoding LysR family transcriptional regulator; this translates as MDLSAHRLALLLAVHRAGGIVAAAQAQHLTPSAVSQQIKLLEKEAGTRLLDRTPRGAVLTDAGRLLSESAERIELELVAARRSLAEMDPDAPSGHVHVGTIATVIRALLVPLLVRAEQDLPGLTITVEETEGASALTRLRNGELDLLLLERDATAPVRPARGTADVPVLDESWLVVSPPGQAAPGALGDLVRPAWIDLAPGTAGADALERLSRQLGTSLSRRHIAYDYDVVLAMVSAGLGWALLPELAVLSATLPDGVSATRLPGLGTRQLIARHRASRRDPSPAVRALVDLVHAEAAALELG
- a CDS encoding CBU_0592 family membrane protein, encoding MNDVLPTLIAAGGWIGAAELLLAYALVSRGCIAGDSLRYQALNITGSVLLMINCAYTGAWPSALANVFYLLVGLWMLVTVKRAYLGQLARRHRDQLGTRLRPGQRGALAH
- a CDS encoding peptidase T4; the encoded protein is MTAHGRRERGLLSLARLPLARLRQAEGNATVEFIGWSVAIVVPVVYLLIALAQVQAASFAVVSAADAATRVLAVEAGDDALTHAHLAAGLALSDQGVRAPVQQAMSVTCVSEGCTSGAVVRVEVGVGLPLLSGLGDDVVHLRAERFVRPAEREGT
- a CDS encoding glycosyltransferase, whose translation is MNGSTGCHEDAVTGRDADCAGERRCGFGRRRPGRAKGPWRCSPAAEEGQTLLLGIGLMTVVIALLLTVASATAIYLDVKRLTFVADSAAAAAARRVGPDTYYQGDVSAADSDSGAVPGALTDTAVHDAAVEDLAAQAALVTLEGVEVVQAYALDGDTAVVTLTARSRPPFLPWDILPSEGFEITATSTARVTAGP